The Candidatus Nanosynbacter featherlites DNA window ATTTTATAAAACGATGGGTGTGTCATTTGATGGGCAAAATCCCCGTCGTTGGTGAGGAGGATGAGCCCAGAACTGTCTTTGTCGAGGCGACCGACGGGCTTGAGGTGATGGAGGTCTTTCGGTAATAATTCGTAAATAGTCGGTACGCCGCCCTGCGAGGCGCGCGAACAGAGGTAACCGACAGGTTTATGGAGGAGGATGAGTTGGTGGGTTTGAGCGGTGAGTGGTTTGTTGTCGTAGCGAATGATGTCGGCTGTGGTGATGCGTTGGCCGAGCTGGGCGGGCTGGTCGTTCACGGTGACCGTGCCCTGCTCAATCAGCTCGTCAGCCTGGCGGCGCGATACACCAAGCGCCAGCGCCACGAATTTGTTGAGGCGCTGAGTGGGTTCATGAGTCGGTGTGGTATTGTCTGGCATTTATGCTTGTGGTTGTGCTGGTGGAGGAGTTTGCGGCGGTTGTGGCGGCTGAGACGGAAGCGGATGCAGGACTGGAGCTGGTGGCGTATGAATCGGCGCAGCGTTTGTTGGCGCTTGCGGAGCTGGACTGATTACCGGTGCTGCTGGAATGGTTGGAGCTGGCTGCTCTGGAGCGGTGATGCTTTGTAGGTTCTGTGGAGTTTGAGGCGCTGGTGTCGTCACGGGAATGTGAGTAGGCTCTGCTGGAGTTTCAAGAGCTGGGACAGCTGTCAACGTTGGAATGGTCTCTTCTGGAGTTTTATCAGTTTGCGGAGCTGGTGCTGTTTCCTCTGGAGTGTTGTCAGGTGTGGCTGACTGTGGTTTAAGATTTGGAATACCCTCTAATTCTTGTTCCATGAGTTTGGCAACATCTTCTGTCGGTGTCAGGCTGGCACCTT harbors:
- a CDS encoding pseudouridine synthase; translated protein: MPDNTTPTHEPTQRLNKFVALALGVSRRQADELIEQGTVTVNDQPAQLGQRITTADIIRYDNKPLTAQTHQLILLHKPVGYLCSRASQGGVPTIYELLPKDLHHLKPVGRLDKDSSGLILLTNDGDFAHQMTHPSFYKIKRYLVTLDQPLQPLHRQMINDFGVQLPDGPSRLTLERQHDGDNHRWIVQMSEGRNRQIRRTFAALGYTVTKLHRTDFGNYTLGNIKRGEFQESNLTADQ